The window AAGCCATCGCCCAACGTATGTTCGCGCAGACCAGCCTGGGCGGCCTGCAAGGGCCGACCATCGCCCCCGTCGTGGCCCGCGAGCATTTGCGCGCCGCTTCGGACTGGTTCGCCGTCAACGTCGTCGTGCGCCGCGAGCACTTGTTCGAGGCCGTGGGCGAGCTGCGGGCCATCGGGGGCAGCGGCGTGGTCGTTGTGCCCTGCGCCTACATCTTTGAGGAAGAGCCGGTGCGCTATCGGGCCATGCTCGATGCGCTGGCCGCCGAGCAACAGGCGGCGACATCGGCCGCCGGGGAGGGGGAGTAACCATGATACCGATCTATACCGTTGAGGAAGCCCGGCAATCCATCCTGCGCCGGGATAGCGCGCTGGAACCCGATGTCCCCGCTGCCGTTCGCGACAGCCTGCGGCGCATCTTCGGCGCGGACATCACGCCCGCCGCGGCCGTGGCCCAAATTCTAGCTGACGTGCGGGCGCGCGGCGACGATGCCCTGCTGGAGTGGACGCGGCGCATCGACGGCGTGGCGCTGCCCGGCGTGGTCGTCGATCCGGCCGAGATTCGGGCCGCGCCGGCCGCCCTGCCGCCCGGCCTGTGGGACGCCCTGTGTCTGGCCGCCGGGCGAATCCGCGCTTTCCACGCCCTCCAGCCGGTGCAATCGTGGACGACGGACACGCTTGGCGGCCGTCTGGGGCAGCGCGTGTCGCCGCTGGGCCGGGTCGGCGTCTACGTGCCCGGCGGCACGGCCCCGCTGCCGTCGTCGCTGCTCATGTCGGCCATCCCGGCCCAGGTGGCCGGCGTGGCCGAGATCGTCGTTGCCACCCCGCCGGGGCGCGACGGCCGCGTGCCGCCGGTCATCCTGGCTGCCGCCGCCGCCGTGGGCATCGAGACGGTCTACCCGTTGGGCGGGGCGCAGGCCGTGGCCGCGCTGGCTTTCGGCACGGCGACCATCCCGCGCGTGGATAAAATCGTCGGGCCGGGCAATCTGTTCGTCACTCTGGCCAAGCAGCAGGTCTTTGGGCTGGTGGGCATCGACGGGCTGAACGGCCCCACGGAGACGGTCATCATCGCCGACGAGACGGCCAACCCGGGCTGGCTGGCGGCCGATTTGCTGGCCCAGGCCGAGCACGATCCGCTGGCGACGGCCATCCTGCTCACGCCATCGGCGGCGCTGGCCGTGGCGGTGCAGGCCGAAGTCGCCCGCCAACTGGAGGGCCTTAGCCGCGACCGGATCATCGCCGTGTCGCTGGCCGGGCGAGGCGGCATCGTCGTCACCGCCGATCTGGCCCAGGCCGCGGCCCTGGCCGACGACTTTGCACCCGAACACCTGTGCCTCGCCACGCGCGAGCCGCGGGCGCTGGCCGAATCGCTGCGGCAGGCCGGCGGCCTGTTCTTCGGCGAGCACTCGTTCGAGGTGTTGGGCGATTACGTCGCCGGGCCGAGCCACACCATGCCCACCGGCGGCACGGCCCGTTTCGCCTCGCCGCTCAATGTGCTGGACTTCGTGCGCATCACCAGCCTCATCGATCTGGACGCGGGCACGATGGCCGAGCTGGCCCCGGCGGCGGCCTTATTGGCCCAGGCGGAGGGGCTGACCGCCCACGCCGCCGCGGCCGAGCGCCGGGTGCGGCCATGATCGCCCAACGCCTGCTGCGCCCCGATCTGGCGGCCATCGAAGTCTACCAGCCGATCGTGCCGTTCGAGGTGCTGGCCGAGCGTTTGGGCCGGCCCATCGGCGACATTGTCAAGCTGGATGCCAACGAGAACCCCTATGGCCCGCCGCCGGGGGCGTTGGCGGCGCTGGCTGCTGGCCGCCATTACCACATCTACCCCGACCCGGACGCCAACGGCTTGCGCCAGGCCATCAGCCGCTACACCGGCGCGCCCGCGAGTTGCCTGCTGGCGGGCATGGGGGCCGATGAACTGATCGATCTGGTGTTGCGGGCGGTGCTCATGCCGGGCGACGTAGTGATCAATTGTCCGCCGTCGTTCGGCATGTACCCCTTTTCGACGGCGGTCAACGGCGGGCGCACCGTGGCCGTGCCGCGCCGGGCGGATTTCGGCCTCGACGCGGCGGGCATCGCGGCGGCCGTCGCCGCCGAGCCGCGGGCCAAGGTGCTGTTTGTCTGCTCGCCCAACAATCCCGACGGCAGTGTGGTCGATGACGCGACCTTGCGCCGTTTGCTGGCCCTGCCGCTGTTGGTCGTCCTCGATGAAGCCTATATCGACTTCGCCGAGGCGGAGGGGTTCAGCAGCCGTCTGTCGTGGGTGGCCGAGCACGACAACCTGGTCGTCCTGCGCACGTTCAGCAAGCTGGCTGGGCTGGCCGGGCTGCGCGTCGGCTATGGCGCGTTCCCCGACTGGTTGTTGCCCCACCTGTGGAAGATCAAGCAGCCCTACAACGTCAACGTCGCCGCCGCCGTTGCCGCCGTGGCCGCGCTGGAGGATGGCGATTGGCTGCGGGACAAGGTCGGCCGCCTGGTTGCCGAGCGCGAGCGCCTGGCCCGCGAGTTGGCGGCGTTCGGCTTCCTTCAGCCTTATCCCAGCCGGTCGAACTTCGTCCTCCTGCGTGTCGTTGGCCGCCCGGCCCTGGCGTTGAAGCGGGCGCTGGAGGAGGAGGGCGTGCTCGTGCGTCACTTCGACAAGCCGGGCGTAGACAACTGTATCCGCGTCAGCGCCGGGCGGCCGCAGGACACCGACCGGCTGCTCGCGGCGTTGCGGGCCATTATCGCGCGGGAGGCAAGCCATGAGTAACCGTCAGGCCACCATCCAACGCCGCACGGCCGAGACCGACATCACGTTGACCATCGACCTCGACGGCCGGGGCGATCACGACGTCGCCACGGGCATCGGCTTTCTCGATCACATGCTGGCCGCGCTGGCCGTCCACGGCCTGTTCGATCTGACCGTGCGCGCCGTGGGTGACTTGCACGTGGACACCCACCACACCATTGAGGACGCGGGCATCGTGCTGGGGCAGGCCGTTCATGCCGCGCTGGGCGACCGGCGGGGCATCGTCCGCGTGGGCCACGGCTACGTGCCGATGGATGAGGCGTTGGGCTTCGTCGCCATCGATCTGAGCGGGCGGCCGTATACGGTCTTCCAGGCCCAATGGCGGACGCCGGCCGTGGGCCAGTTCCCGACCGACCTGGTGGAGCACTTCTTTGAATCGTTCGCCGTCCATGCCCGGCTGACGCTCCACGCCCGCCTCGACAACAGCCGCAACGACCACCACGGTATCGAGGCGCTGTTCAAGGCGCTGGCCCGCGCCCTGCGTCTGGCCGTCGAGGTCGATCCGCGCCG is drawn from Candidatus Promineifilum breve and contains these coding sequences:
- the hisB gene encoding imidazoleglycerol-phosphate dehydratase HisB translates to MSNRQATIQRRTAETDITLTIDLDGRGDHDVATGIGFLDHMLAALAVHGLFDLTVRAVGDLHVDTHHTIEDAGIVLGQAVHAALGDRRGIVRVGHGYVPMDEALGFVAIDLSGRPYTVFQAQWRTPAVGQFPTDLVEHFFESFAVHARLTLHARLDNSRNDHHGIEALFKALARALRLAVEVDPRRAGVPSTKGTLAT
- the hisD gene encoding histidinol dehydrogenase; amino-acid sequence: MIPIYTVEEARQSILRRDSALEPDVPAAVRDSLRRIFGADITPAAAVAQILADVRARGDDALLEWTRRIDGVALPGVVVDPAEIRAAPAALPPGLWDALCLAAGRIRAFHALQPVQSWTTDTLGGRLGQRVSPLGRVGVYVPGGTAPLPSSLLMSAIPAQVAGVAEIVVATPPGRDGRVPPVILAAAAAVGIETVYPLGGAQAVAALAFGTATIPRVDKIVGPGNLFVTLAKQQVFGLVGIDGLNGPTETVIIADETANPGWLAADLLAQAEHDPLATAILLTPSAALAVAVQAEVARQLEGLSRDRIIAVSLAGRGGIVVTADLAQAAALADDFAPEHLCLATREPRALAESLRQAGGLFFGEHSFEVLGDYVAGPSHTMPTGGTARFASPLNVLDFVRITSLIDLDAGTMAELAPAAALLAQAEGLTAHAAAAERRVRP
- the hisC gene encoding histidinol-phosphate transaminase, with the protein product MIAQRLLRPDLAAIEVYQPIVPFEVLAERLGRPIGDIVKLDANENPYGPPPGALAALAAGRHYHIYPDPDANGLRQAISRYTGAPASCLLAGMGADELIDLVLRAVLMPGDVVINCPPSFGMYPFSTAVNGGRTVAVPRRADFGLDAAGIAAAVAAEPRAKVLFVCSPNNPDGSVVDDATLRRLLALPLLVVLDEAYIDFAEAEGFSSRLSWVAEHDNLVVLRTFSKLAGLAGLRVGYGAFPDWLLPHLWKIKQPYNVNVAAAVAAVAALEDGDWLRDKVGRLVAERERLARELAAFGFLQPYPSRSNFVLLRVVGRPALALKRALEEEGVLVRHFDKPGVDNCIRVSAGRPQDTDRLLAALRAIIAREASHE